A window of the Bradyrhizobium diazoefficiens genome harbors these coding sequences:
- a CDS encoding DUF2735 domain-containing protein produces MMNNGLSQGSAKIYQFPAGGRAALAGRRYGETRLPADHASLPANVSICSDSWYHQDAVDEAKPKWDR; encoded by the coding sequence ATGATGAACAATGGTCTGAGTCAGGGATCTGCCAAGATCTATCAATTCCCCGCCGGGGGCCGCGCGGCTCTCGCGGGACGCCGTTATGGCGAGACCCGCCTTCCTGCCGATCACGCTTCGCTTCCCGCGAACGTCTCGATCTGCAGCGATAGCTGGTACCACCAGGATGCGGTCGACGAGGCAAAGCCCAAATGGGATCGCTAG
- a CDS encoding tyrosine-protein phosphatase produces MSDPPARHLSLQGASNFRDLGGYATSDGRTTRWRHIFRSNHLGQLTAEDIAIVRALGVKSAFDFRGVEERAAGVCVVNEITVHSLPIEPTVVASLRAELARGALTAPVALELMRESYRNYVRHNTHSFRMLFGHLLQDRAPLVIHCTAGKDRTGFASALILHALGVPEEVIAEDYLLTNRHYKRDVSSVSDLPADVLDAIGSVNASYLDAAFDAVGRDYGDVETYLRDGLKLGRAERTALKERYLQA; encoded by the coding sequence ATGTCAGATCCCCCTGCCCGCCACCTCAGCCTGCAAGGCGCCAGCAATTTTCGCGACCTCGGCGGTTACGCCACAAGCGATGGTCGCACCACGCGCTGGCGCCACATCTTCCGCTCCAACCACCTTGGCCAGCTCACCGCTGAAGACATCGCGATCGTCCGCGCGCTCGGCGTCAAAAGCGCGTTCGACTTCCGCGGCGTCGAGGAGCGCGCGGCCGGCGTCTGCGTCGTCAACGAGATCACCGTGCATTCGCTGCCGATCGAGCCGACGGTGGTGGCCTCACTGCGCGCCGAGCTCGCCAGAGGCGCGCTGACTGCGCCGGTCGCGCTTGAGCTGATGCGCGAATCCTATCGCAACTATGTCCGCCACAACACGCATAGCTTCCGCATGCTGTTCGGCCATCTCCTGCAGGACCGCGCCCCGCTCGTGATCCACTGCACCGCCGGCAAGGACCGCACCGGCTTTGCCAGCGCCCTGATCCTGCACGCGCTCGGCGTGCCCGAGGAGGTCATTGCAGAGGATTATCTGCTGACCAATCGCCACTACAAGCGCGACGTGTCGAGCGTCTCCGATCTGCCCGCCGACGTCCTCGACGCCATCGGCTCGGTCAACGCCTCCTATCTCGATGCAGCTTTCGATGCCGTCGGCCGCGACTATGGCGATGTCGAGACCTACTTGCGCGACGGCCTCAAGCTCGGGCGAGCAGAGCGGACCGCGCTGAAAGAGCGCTATCTTCAGGCGTGA
- a CDS encoding SGNH/GDSL hydrolase family protein, with protein sequence MRVVAMGSSSTAGLRNVVPYPARLELYLRKHYKDDDPHPKIRIDVFNRGQGGQEAPLEVARFNDDIFAENPSLVLWQVGTNAVYRQKEFNFDEVVANIIGGLALLRAHPTMDVILIDPQYVTAMLFDDNADLAERMVSAIRTAAEDAKVNLFQRWALMRHWHVLNNVSFEQLLDPEDDLKLHQSNWSTMQVSLALTNSIIKAVTPTA encoded by the coding sequence GTGCGCGTCGTAGCGATGGGGTCGTCCTCGACTGCGGGACTTCGCAATGTCGTTCCCTATCCCGCGCGGCTCGAGCTGTATTTGCGAAAGCACTACAAGGATGACGATCCCCATCCGAAAATCCGGATCGACGTCTTCAACCGCGGCCAGGGCGGCCAAGAAGCGCCATTGGAAGTGGCTCGGTTCAACGATGACATCTTTGCTGAAAATCCTTCTCTGGTGCTCTGGCAGGTCGGGACAAACGCAGTGTATCGCCAGAAGGAGTTCAACTTCGACGAAGTGGTCGCAAACATCATCGGGGGATTGGCACTCCTGCGCGCTCACCCGACCATGGATGTCATTCTGATCGACCCGCAATACGTGACGGCCATGCTGTTCGACGACAACGCCGATCTCGCGGAGAGGATGGTTTCGGCGATCCGAACCGCGGCGGAGGACGCCAAGGTCAACCTGTTCCAGCGTTGGGCGCTCATGCGCCACTGGCACGTGCTAAACAACGTTTCGTTCGAGCAGCTGCTCGATCCCGAGGATGATCTGAAGCTGCATCAGAGCAATTGGAGTACCATGCAGGTATCGCTCGCGCTGACCAATTCCATCATCAAGGCCGTAACTCCGACGGCGTGA
- a CDS encoding GrlR family regulatory protein, with protein sequence MTIRNGLYHIRIEMLDGVQGGNQGVMVLRDGTMRGGDSFFFAYGSYTSADGKWKGELTNEEHSPSFDERPVWGRKVVTIGFSGTYTDETAYGEGMALAGKQSIRFKGNLRLLVPD encoded by the coding sequence ATGACGATCAGGAACGGGCTCTATCACATCCGGATCGAGATGCTGGATGGCGTCCAGGGCGGCAATCAGGGCGTCATGGTGCTGCGTGACGGCACCATGCGCGGCGGCGATTCCTTTTTCTTTGCCTATGGCAGCTACACCTCCGCCGACGGCAAGTGGAAGGGCGAGCTGACCAACGAGGAGCATTCGCCCTCGTTCGACGAGCGCCCGGTGTGGGGCCGCAAGGTCGTCACCATCGGCTTCAGCGGCACCTACACCGACGAGACCGCCTATGGCGAAGGCATGGCGCTCGCCGGCAAGCAGAGCATCCGTTTCAAGGGCAATCTGCGGCTGCTCGTGCCGGATTGA
- a CDS encoding DUF2161 domain-containing phosphodiesterase, producing the protein METALYLPVKRFLEELGFSVKGEIGGCDLVGLSSGDPPVVVIGELKLAFNLELILQAVDRAPAGDEVWIAAKMSIRGKGRESDARYRNLCRRLGFGMLGVTDSGQVEVLVKPPTAAPRREPKTRSRLVAEHQRRQGDPVLGGSTRAPIMTAYRQQALACASELATGPRRVRELRERCPDAGKILLNNVYGWFERADRGIYGLTEAGHAALKRWPQQRVNIDAGVASPP; encoded by the coding sequence TTGGAAACCGCGCTCTATCTTCCCGTCAAACGATTCCTCGAAGAGCTCGGCTTCTCCGTGAAGGGCGAGATCGGCGGCTGCGATCTCGTGGGCCTGAGCTCCGGCGATCCGCCGGTGGTGGTGATTGGCGAGCTCAAGCTCGCATTCAATCTTGAGCTTATCCTGCAAGCGGTGGATCGCGCGCCGGCGGGTGACGAGGTCTGGATCGCCGCAAAGATGTCGATTCGCGGCAAGGGCCGCGAGAGCGATGCTCGCTATCGCAATCTCTGCCGTCGCCTCGGCTTCGGTATGCTCGGGGTGACCGACAGCGGCCAGGTCGAGGTGCTGGTGAAGCCGCCGACGGCGGCCCCCCGCCGCGAGCCGAAGACGCGCTCGCGGCTGGTGGCCGAACATCAGCGCCGTCAGGGTGATCCCGTGCTCGGCGGCAGCACCCGTGCGCCGATCATGACGGCGTACCGGCAGCAGGCGCTGGCCTGCGCATCGGAGCTAGCCACAGGCCCGCGGCGCGTGCGCGAATTGCGCGAACGCTGTCCCGATGCCGGCAAGATCTTGCTTAACAATGTGTATGGCTGGTTCGAGCGCGCCGACCGGGGAATCTACGGGCTTACGGAGGCAGGACATGCGGCGCTGAAACGCTGGCCGCAGCAACGGGTTAATATCGATGCCGGTGTCGCGTCACCGCCATGA
- a CDS encoding GNAT family N-acetyltransferase — MVLENTVRTAPGYVRTLIQQEELPLLRDHLLRLDGASRHDRFNGFLDDSFIERYAARCAEDGTVIVAYIVDGVVRGAAELHPPEGDSLPEVAFSVEASARRQNVGTVLFSRLIAEARWKGYKSLRITTGAENHAMRALAKKFGAHLQFRHGESTGTIDLAKAPEAELADLAAAPFNAGRALLNFNSTCWKLISSMYGNRAA; from the coding sequence GTGGTACTTGAAAACACCGTCCGCACCGCTCCAGGCTATGTGCGGACCCTGATCCAGCAGGAAGAATTGCCGCTATTGCGCGATCACCTGCTGAGGCTCGATGGCGCAAGCCGGCACGACCGTTTCAACGGTTTTCTCGACGACAGCTTCATCGAGCGTTACGCCGCCCGCTGCGCCGAGGATGGCACCGTGATCGTCGCCTATATCGTCGATGGCGTGGTCCGTGGTGCGGCTGAGCTGCATCCGCCGGAGGGCGATTCGTTGCCCGAGGTGGCCTTCAGCGTGGAAGCCTCCGCCCGGCGCCAGAACGTCGGCACCGTGCTGTTCAGCCGCCTGATCGCGGAAGCGCGCTGGAAGGGTTACAAGAGCCTGCGCATCACCACGGGCGCGGAGAATCACGCCATGCGGGCGCTCGCCAAGAAGTTCGGCGCGCATCTGCAGTTCCGCCACGGCGAATCCACCGGCACGATCGATCTTGCCAAGGCGCCAGAGGCTGAGCTTGCTGATCTCGCAGCGGCCCCGTTCAATGCCGGCCGTGCGCTCCTCAATTTCAACTCGACCTGCTGGAAGCTGATCTCCAGCATGTACGGCAATCGCGCGGCCTGA
- a CDS encoding PaaI family thioesterase — MTPLEKLKAMKMPFAELKGVEFVEAERDRVVARMTVRPDLCTLHHTVHGGAVMAFADSVGAAATVINLPEDAKGTTTLESKTNFIGGAKEGATVIATATPVHRGRRTQVWTIRLETEDGKLVAVVTQTQLVL; from the coding sequence ATGACGCCGCTCGAAAAACTTAAAGCGATGAAGATGCCGTTCGCCGAGCTCAAGGGCGTCGAATTCGTCGAAGCCGAGAGGGATCGCGTGGTGGCGCGGATGACAGTGCGGCCCGATCTCTGCACGCTGCACCACACCGTCCATGGTGGCGCGGTAATGGCGTTCGCCGATTCCGTTGGTGCAGCGGCGACCGTGATCAACCTGCCGGAGGACGCTAAGGGCACGACGACGCTGGAGAGCAAGACCAACTTCATCGGCGGCGCCAAGGAGGGAGCCACTGTCATCGCCACCGCCACCCCGGTCCATCGGGGGCGCCGGACCCAGGTCTGGACCATCCGACTGGAGACCGAGGACGGCAAGCTGGTCGCTGTGGTGACCCAGACGCAGCTGGTTCTGTAA
- the kynU gene encoding kynureninase, whose translation MTRLRVYDDTKALFHLPDGVIYLDGNSLGALPLGVAERVNRVITAEWGNELIRAWNTAGWYAQPRHVGDRIARLIGAEAGSVMVGDTLSLKAYQALAAALDMNASRKVVLSDTGNFPTDLYMAEGLIATLGRGHQLRLVSPEEVEAALSEEIAVLYITEVDYRTGRRHDMAKLTAMAHALGIVTVWDLAHSAGALPVDLAGCSVDFAAGCTYKYINAGPGAPAFLYVAPRHADDARAALSGWMGHAKPFAFELGYAAAGGVERMRVGTPPVLAMAALEASLDIWDRVDIKEVRARSLALGDLLIAEVERRCPQLRLVTPRARERRGSQVSFAFEGGYAAMQAVIARGLIGDFRAPDIMRFGITPLYIGESEIMRATEIIEDVIAGEVWRRPEYQVVNAVT comes from the coding sequence ATGACCAGGCTTCGCGTCTACGACGACACCAAGGCGCTGTTTCATCTCCCTGACGGCGTGATCTATCTCGACGGCAATTCGCTCGGTGCATTGCCGCTTGGCGTCGCTGAGCGGGTCAACCGCGTGATCACGGCGGAGTGGGGCAACGAGCTGATCCGCGCCTGGAACACGGCCGGCTGGTATGCCCAGCCGCGTCACGTCGGCGACCGCATCGCGCGGCTGATTGGCGCGGAAGCCGGCTCGGTGATGGTCGGCGACACGCTGTCGCTCAAGGCCTATCAGGCGCTCGCCGCTGCGCTCGACATGAATGCATCGCGCAAGGTCGTCCTGTCGGACACCGGCAATTTCCCGACCGATCTCTACATGGCCGAAGGCCTGATCGCGACGCTCGGGCGCGGCCATCAATTGCGCCTGGTGTCGCCGGAGGAGGTCGAGGCCGCACTGTCGGAAGAGATTGCGGTGCTGTACATCACCGAGGTCGACTACCGCACCGGCCGCCGTCACGACATGGCGAAGCTGACCGCAATGGCGCATGCGCTCGGCATCGTCACGGTCTGGGATCTCGCGCACTCAGCCGGTGCGCTGCCGGTCGACCTCGCCGGCTGCAGTGTCGATTTTGCCGCCGGCTGCACCTACAAGTACATCAACGCCGGCCCCGGCGCGCCGGCCTTCCTCTACGTCGCACCGCGCCATGCCGATGACGCGCGCGCCGCGCTATCCGGATGGATGGGCCACGCAAAACCCTTCGCGTTCGAGCTTGGCTATGCGGCCGCCGGCGGCGTCGAGCGCATGCGCGTGGGGACACCGCCGGTGCTGGCGATGGCGGCGCTGGAGGCTTCGCTCGATATCTGGGATCGGGTCGACATCAAGGAGGTCCGCGCGCGCTCGCTGGCGCTGGGCGATCTCTTGATCGCGGAAGTCGAACGGCGCTGCCCGCAACTTAGGCTCGTCACCCCGCGCGCACGCGAGCGCCGCGGCTCGCAAGTCTCATTCGCCTTCGAGGGCGGCTACGCCGCCATGCAGGCCGTGATCGCCCGCGGCCTTATCGGCGATTTCCGTGCGCCTGATATCATGAGGTTCGGCATCACGCCGCTCTACATAGGCGAGAGCGAGATCATGCGGGCGACCGAGATCATCGAGGACGTGATCGCAGGCGAGGTGTGGCGACGGCCGGAATATCAGGTCGTCAATGCGGTAACGTGA
- the kynA gene encoding tryptophan 2,3-dioxygenase: MTSSDYDPSNEGAETDFARRMSYGDYLALDAILGAQHPLSDAHDEMLFIIQHQTTELWMRLAIHELSAARRAIAKDEVAPAMKMLARMSRIFEQLNNAWDVLRTMTPSEYTRFRSQLGQSSGFQSRQYRLIEYLLGNRNHAMLKPHAHDVETTKLLEAELATPSLYDEVLRLADRNGLKMPAAVLARDVRETHGFSEGVLHAWREVYEAPETHWLLYELAEKLVDFEDYFRRWRFNHVTTVERVIGFKRGTGGTGGVSYLKRMLEVELFPELWRVRTIL, from the coding sequence TCCCTCAAACGAAGGCGCCGAGACCGATTTCGCCCGGCGCATGTCCTATGGCGATTATCTGGCGCTCGATGCGATCCTCGGCGCGCAGCATCCGCTGTCGGACGCGCATGACGAGATGCTATTCATCATCCAGCATCAGACCACCGAGCTCTGGATGCGGCTTGCCATCCACGAGCTCAGCGCCGCGCGCCGCGCCATCGCCAAGGACGAGGTGGCTCCGGCCATGAAGATGCTGGCGCGGATGTCGCGCATCTTCGAGCAGCTCAACAACGCCTGGGACGTGCTGCGCACGATGACGCCGAGCGAATATACGCGCTTCCGCTCCCAGCTCGGCCAGTCCTCGGGATTCCAGTCGCGCCAGTACCGGCTGATCGAATACCTGCTCGGCAACCGCAACCACGCCATGCTGAAGCCGCACGCACACGATGTGGAGACGACGAAGCTGCTCGAAGCCGAGCTTGCGACGCCGAGCCTCTATGACGAGGTGCTGCGGCTCGCCGATCGCAATGGGCTCAAAATGCCGGCTGCGGTGCTGGCGCGTGACGTTCGCGAGACCCATGGTTTTAGCGAAGGCGTGCTCCACGCCTGGCGCGAGGTCTACGAGGCGCCGGAGACGCACTGGTTGCTCTACGAGCTCGCCGAGAAGCTGGTCGATTTCGAGGATTATTTCCGGCGCTGGCGCTTCAACCACGTCACGACGGTCGAGCGCGTCATCGGCTTCAAGCGTGGCACCGGTGGCACCGGCGGCGTCAGCTATCTCAAGCGCATGCTGGAGGTCGAGCTGTTTCCCGAGCTCTGGCGCGTGCGTACGATTTTGTAG